Proteins co-encoded in one Anabas testudineus chromosome 8, fAnaTes1.2, whole genome shotgun sequence genomic window:
- the amdhd2 gene encoding N-acetylglucosamine-6-phosphate deacetylase isoform X1, whose translation MPSNKSVSDAPITQFINCRILRDHQLQREDLWVREGRILDPEKLFFDEHGYADNCVDCEGSIIAPGFIDVQINGGYGIDFSQASEDVSKGISFVAKRILEHGVTSFCPTLVTSPPVVYHKVLPQVKVHNGGQHGAGVLGFHLEGPFISVEKKGAHPEQYLRTFRSGGIEDLMEAYGSLDNVAMVTLAPELASSQSVVRELCQRGITVSLGHSVANLSQAEEAVQNGASFITHLFNAMLPFHHRDPGIVGLLTSDQVPAGRTVYYGMIADGIHTNPAALRIAHRAHPSGLVLVTDAITAMGLPPGRHTLGQQVIEIQGLHAYVAGLSFLAVFKQINTNLTDKSLSFNSYAVCVLNSIVIIVSLLGTKTLSGSIATMDMCVRHFKQASGCSVEEALEAASLHPAQLLGISHKKGNLDYGSDADLVIIDDALNVRATYINGEEVWRKEP comes from the exons ATGCCGTCCAACAAGTCGGTGTCTGATGCTCCTATCACTCAGTTCATCAACTGCAGAATACTGAGAGACCACCAGCTGCAGAG ggagGACCTGTGGGTGCGCGAAGGGAGGATTTTAGATCCAGAGAAGCTGTTCTTTGATGAGCATGGTTACGCCGATAATTGTGTGGACTGTGAAGGCAGCATCATCGCCCCGGGCTTTATAGACGTTCAGATCAACg GAGGATATGGCATCGACTTCTCTCAGGCCTCTGAGGATGTCAGCAAGGGAATTTCATTTGTTGCCAAAAGGATTCTGGAGCACGGTGTGACATCCTTCTGTCCAACGCTGGTCACCTCTCCTCCTGTGGTCTACCACAAG GTTCTGCCTCAGGTCAAAGTTCACAATGGAGGACAGCATGGAGCTGGAGTTCTTG gttttcatCTGGAAGGTCCGTTCATcagtgtggagaaaaaaggagCTCATCCAGAGCAGTATCTCCGTACCTTCCGGTCTGGAGGGATCGAGGACCTGATGGAGGCCTATGGCAGTCTGGACAACGTTGCCATGGTGACACTGGCTCCTGAGTTGGCAAGCAGCCAATCGGTGGTGAGGGAGCTCTGCCAGAGGGGCATCACTGTGTCGTTAG GTCACTCTGTAGCAAACCTGTCCCAAGCTGAGGAGGCCGTTCAGAACGGAGCTTCCTTCATCACTCACCTCTTTAATGCCATGCTGCCT TTCCACCATCGGGATCCTGGTATAGTGGGTTTGCTGACCAGTGATCAGGTTCCTGCAGGCCGGACAGTTTACTATGGTATGATAGCAGATGGGATCCACACCAACCCTGCTGCTCTGCGAATCGCTCACAGAGCTCACCCGTCAG GCTTGGTGTTGGTGACTGATGCAATCACGGCGATGGGTCTCCCTCCTGGCCGTCACACTCTGGGTCAGCAGGTCATCGAGATCCAGGGTCTCCACGCTTACGTAGCAGGTCTCAGTTTTTTAGCAGTATTTAAACAGATTAACACAAATCTTACTGACAAGTCTTTGAGTTTTAATTCAtatgctgtctgtgttttgaacTCGATTGTAATTATTGTTTCTCTTTTAGGCACTAAGACTCTCAGCGGAAGCATAGCCACAATGGATATGTGTGTACGGCACTTCAAACAGGCTTCAG GTTGCAGTGTAGAGGAGGCCCTTGAAGCTGCCTCGCTCCATCCCGCTCAGCTTCTGGGCATCAGCCACAAAAAGGGAAACCTGGACTACGGCTCAGACGCAG ATCTAGTTATAATTGATGACGCTCTTAACGTCAGGGCCACCTATATTAATGGAGAGGAGGTGTGGAGAAAAGAACCATAG
- the amdhd2 gene encoding N-acetylglucosamine-6-phosphate deacetylase isoform X2, protein MPSNKSVSDAPITQFINCRILRDHQLQREDLWVREGRILDPEKLFFDEHGYADNCVDCEGSIIAPGFIDVQINGGYGIDFSQASEDVSKGISFVAKRILEHGVTSFCPTLVTSPPVVYHKVLPQVKVHNGGQHGAGVLGFHLEGPFISVEKKGAHPEQYLRTFRSGGIEDLMEAYGSLDNVAMVTLAPELASSQSVVRELCQRGITVSLGHSVANLSQAEEAVQNGASFITHLFNAMLPFHHRDPGIVGLLTSDQVPAGRTVYYGMIADGIHTNPAALRIAHRAHPSGLVLVTDAITAMGLPPGRHTLGQQVIEIQGLHAYVAGTKTLSGSIATMDMCVRHFKQASGCSVEEALEAASLHPAQLLGISHKKGNLDYGSDADLVIIDDALNVRATYINGEEVWRKEP, encoded by the exons ATGCCGTCCAACAAGTCGGTGTCTGATGCTCCTATCACTCAGTTCATCAACTGCAGAATACTGAGAGACCACCAGCTGCAGAG ggagGACCTGTGGGTGCGCGAAGGGAGGATTTTAGATCCAGAGAAGCTGTTCTTTGATGAGCATGGTTACGCCGATAATTGTGTGGACTGTGAAGGCAGCATCATCGCCCCGGGCTTTATAGACGTTCAGATCAACg GAGGATATGGCATCGACTTCTCTCAGGCCTCTGAGGATGTCAGCAAGGGAATTTCATTTGTTGCCAAAAGGATTCTGGAGCACGGTGTGACATCCTTCTGTCCAACGCTGGTCACCTCTCCTCCTGTGGTCTACCACAAG GTTCTGCCTCAGGTCAAAGTTCACAATGGAGGACAGCATGGAGCTGGAGTTCTTG gttttcatCTGGAAGGTCCGTTCATcagtgtggagaaaaaaggagCTCATCCAGAGCAGTATCTCCGTACCTTCCGGTCTGGAGGGATCGAGGACCTGATGGAGGCCTATGGCAGTCTGGACAACGTTGCCATGGTGACACTGGCTCCTGAGTTGGCAAGCAGCCAATCGGTGGTGAGGGAGCTCTGCCAGAGGGGCATCACTGTGTCGTTAG GTCACTCTGTAGCAAACCTGTCCCAAGCTGAGGAGGCCGTTCAGAACGGAGCTTCCTTCATCACTCACCTCTTTAATGCCATGCTGCCT TTCCACCATCGGGATCCTGGTATAGTGGGTTTGCTGACCAGTGATCAGGTTCCTGCAGGCCGGACAGTTTACTATGGTATGATAGCAGATGGGATCCACACCAACCCTGCTGCTCTGCGAATCGCTCACAGAGCTCACCCGTCAG GCTTGGTGTTGGTGACTGATGCAATCACGGCGATGGGTCTCCCTCCTGGCCGTCACACTCTGGGTCAGCAGGTCATCGAGATCCAGGGTCTCCACGCTTACGTAGCAG GCACTAAGACTCTCAGCGGAAGCATAGCCACAATGGATATGTGTGTACGGCACTTCAAACAGGCTTCAG GTTGCAGTGTAGAGGAGGCCCTTGAAGCTGCCTCGCTCCATCCCGCTCAGCTTCTGGGCATCAGCCACAAAAAGGGAAACCTGGACTACGGCTCAGACGCAG ATCTAGTTATAATTGATGACGCTCTTAACGTCAGGGCCACCTATATTAATGGAGAGGAGGTGTGGAGAAAAGAACCATAG